From Hippea alviniae EP5-r, the proteins below share one genomic window:
- the atpD gene encoding F0F1 ATP synthase subunit beta, protein MAEKGRIVQVIGPVVDVEFETGELPTIYTALKVKKDDIEGATADLILEVQQHLGEKRVRTIAMDSTDGLVRGTEVENTGDYITTPVGEPVLGRIMNVVGEPVDEMGPINAEIRWPIHREAPPLEEQSTASEMFETGIKVIDLLCPYAKGGKTGLFGGAGVGKTVLIMELIHNVAMHHGGYSVFCGVGERTREGNDLWNEMKESGVLDKAALIYGQMNEPPGARARVGLTGLTVAEYFRDEKNLDVLIFIDNIFRFTQAGSEVSALLGRIPSAVGYQPTLGTDMGELQERITSTKKGSITSVQAIYVPADDLTDPAPATTFAHLDATTVLSRKLAELGIYPAVDPLDSTSRILDPAVVGKEHYEVARKVQEILQRYKELQDIIAILGMEELSEEDKVIVNRARKIQRFLSQPFFVAEQFTGMSGKYVPIQETVRGFKEIIDGKHDDLPEQAFYMVGTIEEAIEKAKTLV, encoded by the coding sequence ATGGCAGAAAAGGGAAGAATTGTTCAGGTTATAGGACCTGTTGTGGATGTGGAGTTCGAAACGGGCGAATTACCAACTATATATACTGCTTTGAAGGTAAAAAAGGATGATATAGAAGGAGCAACGGCAGACCTTATCTTAGAAGTTCAGCAACACCTTGGAGAGAAAAGGGTTAGAACAATAGCAATGGATTCAACAGACGGTTTGGTTAGGGGAACAGAAGTGGAAAATACCGGTGATTACATAACAACACCTGTTGGTGAGCCGGTTTTGGGCAGAATTATGAATGTTGTTGGTGAGCCGGTTGATGAGATGGGCCCAATTAATGCAGAGATAAGATGGCCTATACATAGAGAAGCACCACCATTGGAAGAGCAGTCAACGGCTTCTGAGATGTTCGAGACAGGCATTAAGGTTATCGATTTGCTCTGTCCTTACGCAAAGGGTGGTAAAACGGGTCTGTTCGGTGGTGCTGGTGTTGGTAAAACGGTTCTTATTATGGAGCTTATCCATAATGTTGCAATGCATCATGGTGGTTATTCTGTATTCTGCGGCGTTGGTGAGAGAACAAGGGAAGGAAACGACCTATGGAACGAGATGAAAGAGTCTGGCGTTTTGGATAAAGCAGCTCTGATTTACGGACAGATGAATGAGCCACCTGGTGCAAGGGCAAGGGTTGGTTTGACCGGTCTTACGGTTGCTGAGTATTTCAGGGATGAGAAAAATCTCGATGTGTTGATATTCATAGATAATATCTTCAGATTTACGCAGGCAGGAAGTGAAGTTTCGGCACTCTTAGGAAGAATTCCATCTGCAGTTGGTTATCAGCCAACATTGGGAACAGACATGGGTGAGTTGCAGGAGAGAATTACATCAACAAAGAAGGGTTCTATTACATCTGTTCAAGCAATTTATGTTCCTGCAGACGACTTGACAGACCCAGCACCTGCAACGACATTTGCACACTTGGATGCAACAACAGTTCTCTCAAGAAAGTTGGCAGAGCTTGGAATTTACCCAGCTGTTGACCCATTGGATTCAACATCAAGGATTCTTGACCCTGCTGTCGTTGGAAAAGAGCATTACGAAGTTGCAAGAAAGGTTCAGGAGATTTTGCAAAGATACAAAGAGCTTCAGGATATTATCGCAATTCTCGGTATGGAAGAGCTAAGCGAAGAAGATAAGGTTATCGTTAATAGGGCAAGAAAGATTCAAAGATTCTTATCTCAGCCATTCTTCGTTGCAGAACAGTTTACAGGCATGAGTGGTAAGTATGTTCCAATTCAAGAGACAGTAAGAGGATTCAAAGAAATCATAGACGGTAAACACGACGATCTTCCTGAGCAGGCATTCTACATGGTTGGAACAATAGAAGAAGCAATAGAAAAAGCAAAAACACTCGTATAA
- the atpG gene encoding ATP synthase F1 subunit gamma, giving the protein MAVSMRDIKRKITSIQKTQQITKAMKMVAAAKLRKTQEAALIFKPYITKLEQMIASLVSSTSHQDNKMLLFRDVKSVDIIVITSDRGLCGAFNHNVLKETEHFIKNKLQGKDVNLVLIGRFAYNYFKFRGIKPKETYTDVLKDKAEYSTASDIMEKVIADFLDEKSDEVYIIYNRFVNVLVQKPTIKKVLPIYIGDTVPSEKGMVEKFDFEPDKETVLEELLPKYVKMELYGSMLESLAGEYAARMTAMDAATNNAAEMIKTLTLEFNKARQASITKELIEITTSIEAMKQ; this is encoded by the coding sequence ATGGCTGTAAGCATGCGAGATATTAAAAGAAAGATAACCAGTATTCAAAAGACGCAGCAGATAACCAAAGCAATGAAGATGGTTGCTGCTGCAAAACTAAGAAAAACACAAGAAGCTGCCCTTATTTTCAAGCCATATATAACAAAACTGGAGCAGATGATAGCATCGTTGGTAAGCTCAACATCGCATCAAGATAACAAAATGCTCCTTTTCAGAGATGTAAAAAGCGTTGATATAATCGTAATTACATCCGATAGGGGGTTGTGCGGAGCATTTAACCACAATGTGCTAAAAGAGACTGAGCACTTCATAAAAAACAAACTGCAAGGTAAAGATGTAAACCTTGTATTAATAGGAAGATTTGCCTACAATTACTTTAAATTCAGAGGAATAAAGCCAAAAGAGACATACACTGATGTTTTAAAAGATAAGGCAGAATATTCAACCGCAAGTGATATAATGGAAAAGGTTATAGCAGACTTCTTGGATGAGAAAAGCGATGAAGTCTATATTATTTACAACAGGTTTGTAAATGTTCTGGTTCAAAAACCAACAATAAAGAAAGTGCTTCCAATTTACATAGGTGATACTGTTCCTTCAGAGAAGGGAATGGTTGAAAAATTCGATTTTGAGCCAGATAAAGAGACAGTTTTAGAAGAGCTTTTGCCAAAATATGTAAAAATGGAGTTATACGGCAGCATGCTTGAGTCTTTGGCTGGTGAATATGCAGCCAGAATGACGGCAATGGATGCTGCAACAAACAACGCAGCAGAGATGATTAAAACATTAACACTCGAATTCAATAAAGCAAGACAGGCTTCTATTACGAAAGAGCTTATCGAGATAACGACAAGTATAGAAGCTATGAAACAATAA
- the dxs gene encoding 1-deoxy-D-xylulose-5-phosphate synthase, whose amino-acid sequence MLLKQINSPEDIRKLKLEELEKLAGEIREFIISTVSKTGGHLASSLGAVELTLALHYAFNTPKDKLVWDVGHQTYAHKIITGRRDKFPTLRQFGGLSGFPKIEESEYDTFNVGHAGTSISAALGMALARDLAGSDEKVVAIIGDGSLSCGIAYEGLDNAGYIDTDLIVVVNDNNMSISPSLGSLSAYLSKKMSGPVYNKIRDEIEKLIKSLPLPKEPALKLARKLEESLKFFSPGLLFEELGFKYFGPLNGHKIPDLIKIFENVKNLHGPIVVHVVTTKGKGYKPAEENPSLFHGIGKFNIETGTPIKSKSPKSCSSVFGDKVLEIMKRNEKVVSITAAMLIGTGLQKVKDEIPERVFDVGIAEQHAVTMAGGLAMRGYKPIVAIYSTFLQRAYDQIIHDIALQKLPVVFAIDRAGIVGDDGETHQGVFDISYLRAIPNMVITAPKDGYELNKLLEFAIDYNNGPFAIRYPRGSCPELEEQYTLNEIKIGKWQVLKSQDNPEIAILSVGNCVKTALEVAKNLKSLGINAEVVNSLFIKPLDYEYLASLKRFKLVATIEENVKNGGFGEAVASYMIENGINVPIKIFALPDTFIEHGDQPTLREKYGLGIDYIISQLESLFKNSAGKNST is encoded by the coding sequence TTGTTGCTGAAACAGATAAATTCACCCGAAGATATACGCAAATTAAAGTTAGAAGAGTTAGAAAAATTAGCAGGAGAAATTAGGGAGTTTATAATATCAACAGTTTCCAAAACGGGGGGGCATCTTGCCTCCTCCTTGGGTGCTGTTGAGCTCACACTTGCATTGCATTATGCCTTTAACACACCAAAAGATAAGCTCGTATGGGATGTAGGACACCAAACATACGCACATAAGATTATCACAGGAAGAAGGGATAAGTTTCCAACACTGCGACAATTCGGCGGTTTAAGTGGATTTCCTAAAATCGAAGAGAGCGAATATGATACCTTCAATGTAGGACATGCAGGAACATCAATCTCTGCAGCCTTAGGTATGGCTTTAGCCAGAGACCTTGCCGGAAGTGATGAGAAGGTTGTAGCCATTATCGGTGATGGCTCTCTCTCTTGTGGCATAGCATACGAAGGCTTAGATAATGCAGGATACATAGACACTGATTTAATAGTCGTTGTAAACGATAACAACATGTCCATCTCTCCATCCTTAGGTTCTCTTTCTGCCTATTTATCAAAAAAGATGAGTGGCCCTGTCTATAACAAAATAAGAGACGAGATAGAAAAACTAATAAAATCCCTTCCTTTGCCTAAGGAACCTGCCCTGAAGTTGGCAAGAAAACTTGAAGAGTCGTTAAAGTTTTTTTCACCTGGCCTTCTCTTTGAAGAGTTGGGATTTAAATATTTTGGTCCACTAAACGGACACAAAATCCCAGACTTGATAAAAATATTTGAGAATGTAAAGAACCTTCACGGACCAATAGTTGTCCATGTTGTAACAACAAAAGGAAAGGGCTATAAACCGGCAGAAGAAAATCCTTCCCTATTCCATGGAATAGGTAAATTTAACATAGAGACAGGAACTCCTATAAAGTCTAAATCACCAAAAAGCTGCTCATCCGTTTTTGGCGATAAGGTTTTAGAGATTATGAAAAGAAACGAGAAGGTTGTCTCTATAACCGCTGCCATGCTTATAGGAACAGGGCTTCAAAAGGTAAAAGACGAGATACCAGAAAGGGTATTTGATGTCGGTATAGCAGAACAACATGCAGTTACGATGGCTGGCGGCCTTGCAATGCGTGGATATAAACCGATAGTCGCAATATACTCAACCTTTCTTCAAAGGGCATACGACCAGATAATACACGACATAGCCCTTCAGAAACTGCCTGTTGTCTTTGCCATTGATAGGGCAGGCATTGTGGGAGATGATGGAGAGACGCACCAGGGCGTATTCGACATATCCTATTTAAGAGCTATCCCAAATATGGTTATAACTGCTCCAAAGGACGGGTATGAATTGAATAAACTGCTTGAGTTTGCAATTGATTATAATAATGGTCCTTTTGCTATAAGATACCCAAGAGGAAGCTGTCCAGAATTAGAAGAACAATACACACTAAACGAGATAAAAATAGGCAAATGGCAGGTTCTAAAAAGTCAAGATAATCCCGAAATTGCTATATTATCCGTTGGAAACTGCGTAAAAACAGCCTTAGAAGTGGCAAAAAATTTAAAAAGCCTTGGAATAAATGCCGAAGTTGTAAACAGCCTGTTTATAAAACCATTGGATTACGAATATTTAGCATCCCTTAAAAGATTTAAGCTTGTCGCAACTATTGAAGAGAATGTAAAAAATGGTGGATTTGGCGAAGCTGTAGCATCATACATGATAGAAAACGGCATCAATGTGCCGATAAAGATATTTGCTCTTCCAGATACTTTTATAGAGCATGGAGACCAGCCAACATTACGAGAAAAATATGGACTTGGAATAGATTACATAATAAGCCAGCTTGAATCCCTATTTAAAAACAGTGCAGGCAAAAACTCAACATAA
- a CDS encoding tRNA1(Val) (adenine(37)-N6)-methyltransferase — protein MELELHQFSTFKIYQPKDGYRFAIEPFVLAYNLKGLKSKVFVDFGSGCGIVAVLLAKNNPESRIIAIEKNQNMIEVIKKNIQINGLCNVSVLEIEDVLTNSVDFFISNPPYFKKGAYRISKFIDEKFEEDGFLDFMIKSARRVLKNKGILKVSYHPTRFVELLEVLRKSGFGIKSILPVYGNDKSKASFLVVNAMLSGKDYVEFLPALFLNRDSSWLIM, from the coding sequence TTGGAATTAGAGCTTCACCAATTCTCTACCTTTAAGATATATCAACCCAAAGATGGATATAGGTTTGCAATAGAGCCGTTTGTTTTGGCTTATAATCTTAAAGGGCTTAAGTCTAAGGTTTTCGTTGATTTTGGAAGTGGCTGTGGTATTGTCGCTGTTCTTCTTGCAAAGAACAATCCAGAAAGCAGAATTATAGCTATTGAAAAAAATCAAAATATGATTGAAGTTATAAAAAAGAACATACAAATTAACGGCCTTTGCAATGTTTCTGTTTTAGAGATTGAAGATGTGTTAACCAATAGTGTTGATTTTTTCATTTCAAATCCACCGTATTTTAAAAAGGGAGCTTATAGAATCTCTAAGTTTATAGACGAAAAGTTTGAAGAAGATGGTTTTTTGGATTTTATGATAAAAAGTGCAAGAAGGGTTTTGAAGAACAAAGGGATTTTAAAGGTATCCTATCATCCCACACGCTTTGTTGAGCTTTTGGAAGTTTTAAGAAAAAGTGGTTTTGGTATAAAATCTATACTTCCTGTTTATGGTAATGATAAAAGTAAAGCTTCCTTTCTGGTTGTAAATGCTATGTTGTCTGGTAAGGATTATGTTGAGTTTTTGCCTGCACTGTTTTTAAATAGGGATTCAAGCTGGCTTATTATGTAA
- a CDS encoding OmpA family protein, which translates to MKRLLVVVIAVVVSMALYNCSSTKYIQNTRPQNQSNMENQQIKTSTLKYPSINVESGKNIQILKKEFETIAKDIHFKFNSYELTPIHEYGINENPTKILDKIANFMLKHPKIKIRIEGNCDERGTIEYNLALGEKRALAAKQYLVSKGVSPDRITIISYGKSRPLDPAHNEYAWAKNRRDHFVFIEK; encoded by the coding sequence ATGAAGCGCCTGTTGGTTGTCGTAATAGCCGTTGTAGTATCAATGGCACTTTACAACTGCTCATCAACAAAATACATACAAAACACCCGACCACAAAATCAATCAAATATGGAAAACCAACAGATAAAGACATCAACGCTCAAATATCCGTCAATAAATGTAGAAAGCGGAAAAAATATTCAAATCTTAAAAAAAGAATTTGAAACAATAGCCAAAGATATACACTTCAAATTCAATAGCTATGAACTCACTCCAATCCATGAATATGGTATAAATGAAAATCCAACCAAAATACTTGATAAAATAGCTAATTTTATGCTTAAACACCCAAAAATCAAAATCAGAATAGAAGGCAACTGCGATGAGCGTGGAACCATTGAGTATAACCTTGCTTTGGGTGAGAAGAGAGCCTTGGCAGCAAAGCAGTACTTGGTATCAAAAGGCGTAAGTCCAGACAGGATAACAATCATATCTTACGGCAAAAGCAGACCCTTAGACCCTGCTCACAATGAGTATGCTTGGGCAAAGAATAGAAGGGACCATTTTGTATTCATAGAAAAATAA
- a CDS encoding LpqB family beta-propeller domain-containing protein: MKKVLIVLFMLVLFTVSSQADTFQLNISNPQYKPINVGLWGFVKNTPPDISKRLLKTLKLDLELSGIFSYDLTQHFSYEAPQRVVSGIAKLDKLDYVIYGDAERNGKSIIVNVMVLDILKNYVILQKTYVANRYSLDWVANKIIDTLIGYITGAYGPFESKILFAMGNTKTSDIYICDFNGENTVRITNWHTFNILPKWVGQDSITFLSYRYGKPAIFLYNIFNGNLKKLFSASNLSISAVRYQNYFAIPFNRYGSVNIYVINQHGRVLRQLTNDPSINVSPSFTPDYSQMVFVSNRDGSPQIYIKNISLFSSAQRLTFDGKYNSSPAVSPDGKKIAYISIQNGTTYLKVMNIDGSNDTVIMKGDSLDSPSWSYDSRYIALTGRLGNENVIYIVNTLNKQYFIAKKTKLIYNGLSVSSKIE, encoded by the coding sequence ATGAAAAAAGTTTTAATCGTTTTATTTATGCTCGTTTTATTTACAGTTTCATCCCAGGCAGATACATTCCAACTGAATATCTCAAACCCACAATACAAACCAATAAATGTGGGTCTGTGGGGGTTTGTAAAAAATACACCACCCGATATATCAAAAAGACTGTTAAAAACATTAAAATTAGACCTTGAGCTGTCTGGAATTTTCTCATACGATTTAACACAACACTTCTCTTACGAAGCACCGCAAAGGGTCGTATCTGGAATAGCAAAATTAGATAAATTGGATTATGTGATTTACGGAGATGCAGAAAGAAATGGCAAGAGCATAATAGTCAATGTTATGGTGCTTGATATACTCAAGAACTATGTGATACTTCAAAAAACCTATGTTGCAAACAGATACTCACTCGACTGGGTGGCAAATAAGATAATAGATACACTGATAGGGTATATAACGGGCGCTTATGGGCCGTTTGAAAGCAAAATACTGTTTGCAATGGGCAACACAAAAACAAGCGATATATACATCTGCGACTTCAATGGAGAAAATACCGTAAGAATAACAAACTGGCACACATTTAACATTCTGCCAAAGTGGGTAGGCCAAGACTCAATAACATTTTTATCCTACAGATACGGAAAACCTGCCATATTTTTATACAACATCTTCAACGGCAACCTAAAAAAATTGTTTAGTGCATCAAACCTAAGTATTTCAGCCGTTAGATACCAAAACTACTTTGCTATACCTTTTAACAGATACGGCAGTGTAAACATCTATGTAATCAATCAGCATGGTAGGGTTTTAAGACAACTAACAAATGACCCGAGCATAAATGTGTCTCCATCATTCACACCAGACTACTCGCAGATGGTATTTGTATCGAACAGGGACGGCTCACCACAAATTTACATAAAAAACATCTCTCTATTTAGTTCTGCTCAAAGATTAACATTTGACGGCAAATACAACTCAAGCCCTGCGGTGTCGCCAGATGGCAAAAAGATAGCTTATATATCTATTCAAAACGGTACAACATACCTAAAGGTTATGAATATAGATGGAAGCAATGATACGGTTATAATGAAAGGCGATAGTCTTGACTCTCCAAGCTGGTCTTACGATTCACGATATATTGCCCTAACAGGAAGACTCGGAAATGAAAATGTTATATACATAGTGAACACACTCAATAAACAATACTTTATTGCAAAGAAAACGAAGTTGATATATAATGGTTTGAGTGTGAGCTCTAAAATCGAATAG
- the atpC gene encoding ATP synthase F1 subunit epsilon — MPELDCSIVTPSKKIFEGKVEYISAPGKVGEFGVLPGHESFVTVLDVGIVEIQPTGKEKFKVVIVGGYFEVSEDKIFVIADDVISKDEIDIDKTKEEIQKYKSELSSLNVGDANYELIQRKLKKYEKMLELAS, encoded by the coding sequence GTGCCTGAATTAGATTGCAGTATTGTAACGCCTTCAAAGAAGATATTTGAAGGCAAAGTTGAGTATATATCTGCTCCAGGAAAGGTTGGTGAGTTTGGCGTTTTGCCGGGACATGAGAGCTTTGTAACCGTGCTTGATGTAGGTATTGTTGAGATACAGCCAACAGGAAAAGAGAAATTCAAAGTCGTCATAGTAGGTGGATACTTTGAAGTAAGTGAAGACAAAATATTCGTAATAGCAGACGATGTTATCTCTAAGGATGAAATAGACATAGACAAAACAAAAGAAGAGATACAGAAATACAAAAGCGAACTTTCATCCCTTAATGTGGGTGATGCAAATTATGAGCTAATCCAAAGAAAGCTCAAAAAATACGAGAAGATGTTGGAGCTTGCGTCGTGA
- a CDS encoding MotA/TolQ/ExbB proton channel family protein, which produces MNSYFGFSHIGAIAIVVLAILAVMSLFSWSFMIYKWLQIRSISNKNRVFLKKFIETKDKSSLEAFAKATESIAGNLYLLNRESFSSARTFLEMINKELEGAFPWLASIGATAPFVGLFGTVWGIINAFNNIGNVQSVTIATVAPGISEALVTTAAGIFVAVPAVIGYNILHTKLESVFEELTGFLEALQK; this is translated from the coding sequence GTGAATAGCTATTTTGGTTTCTCTCATATAGGTGCTATTGCAATTGTTGTATTGGCTATACTAGCTGTTATGTCGCTGTTCTCTTGGAGCTTTATGATTTACAAATGGTTGCAGATTAGGTCAATCTCAAACAAAAACAGGGTGTTTTTAAAAAAATTCATAGAGACAAAGGATAAATCATCCTTAGAAGCATTTGCAAAGGCAACAGAGTCTATAGCTGGCAATCTGTATCTTTTAAACAGAGAGTCTTTCTCGTCAGCCAGAACATTTCTTGAGATGATAAATAAAGAGTTAGAAGGCGCTTTTCCGTGGCTCGCATCAATCGGAGCCACGGCGCCTTTTGTTGGACTATTCGGAACAGTGTGGGGTATCATAAACGCATTCAACAATATAGGTAATGTCCAGAGCGTAACAATAGCAACTGTCGCACCGGGCATCTCAGAAGCTTTAGTCACAACAGCTGCCGGTATATTCGTGGCTGTTCCTGCCGTTATAGGATACAATATACTGCACACAAAACTTGAGTCTGTCTTCGAAGAGTTAACTGGATTTTTAGAAGCACTCCAGAAATGA
- a CDS encoding energy transducer TonB, with the protein MKLISFFLSILLHLVFILLFILIIKPIRTPIKSKPVYTVSLITIPKEKPKSLKAKVKSQKKQVVQRKKPKKKIVKKIKPKPKPKPKPKPKPKPNIEKKIQLLREKVKIENIKERLLREKIKALREHVLTQEAIEKAYKEKLARSYIDIIQGMIYSNWGVEKSIIKNKTFITKVEIKLDYSGNLIKLRIVKSSGNAYFDGTVIDAIKSSEPFPKPPKDILTSGMVEFIITFDSREKE; encoded by the coding sequence ATGAAGTTAATTAGTTTTTTTCTCTCTATTTTACTTCATCTTGTTTTCATCCTTCTTTTTATACTCATAATTAAACCGATTCGCACTCCTATAAAAAGCAAGCCCGTTTATACGGTAAGCTTAATAACCATACCAAAAGAGAAACCAAAATCTTTAAAAGCAAAGGTAAAATCTCAAAAAAAGCAAGTAGTTCAAAGAAAAAAACCAAAGAAAAAGATTGTAAAGAAAATAAAACCAAAACCCAAGCCTAAGCCAAAACCTAAACCAAAACCAAAGCCAAATATAGAAAAAAAGATTCAACTGCTTAGAGAAAAAGTAAAAATAGAAAACATAAAAGAGAGACTGTTGCGTGAAAAGATTAAAGCCCTAAGAGAGCATGTGTTAACGCAGGAAGCAATAGAAAAAGCATATAAAGAAAAACTCGCAAGAAGTTATATAGATATTATTCAAGGCATGATATACAGTAATTGGGGTGTAGAAAAGAGTATCATAAAAAATAAAACCTTTATCACCAAAGTGGAAATAAAACTTGATTATTCGGGAAATTTAATTAAGCTAAGAATTGTGAAAAGTTCGGGCAATGCTTATTTCGACGGAACTGTCATAGATGCAATAAAAAGTAGCGAACCATTTCCAAAACCACCAAAAGATATATTAACATCTGGTATGGTTGAGTTTATAATAACATTTGACAGTAGGGAGAAAGAATGA
- a CDS encoding peptidoglycan-associated lipoprotein, giving the protein MSIKKGIVAASIGTIALVASGCVCMNKNTTKPESKKTVVEKQAVQTNKANKENLKTIFQDIHFNFDKYNLTYINKWGIKQNVPAVLDRIAQYMLKHPKIKIRIEGNCDERGTIEYNLALGEKRALAAKQYLVSKGVSPDRITIISYGKSRPLDPAHNEYAWAKNRRDHFVIISK; this is encoded by the coding sequence ATGAGTATCAAAAAAGGAATAGTAGCGGCATCGATAGGGACGATTGCTTTGGTAGCAAGCGGATGCGTATGTATGAACAAAAACACAACAAAACCCGAATCAAAAAAAACGGTAGTTGAAAAACAGGCAGTTCAAACAAACAAAGCAAACAAAGAAAACCTAAAAACTATTTTCCAAGATATTCACTTCAACTTTGACAAATACAACCTAACCTATATAAACAAATGGGGGATAAAACAAAATGTTCCCGCTGTACTTGATAGAATCGCACAATATATGCTTAAACACCCAAAAATCAAAATCAGAATAGAAGGCAACTGCGATGAGCGTGGAACCATTGAGTATAACCTTGCTTTGGGTGAGAAGAGAGCCTTGGCAGCAAAGCAGTACTTGGTATCAAAAGGCGTAAGTCCAGACAGGATAACAATCATATCTTACGGCAAAAGCAGACCCTTAGACCCTGCTCACAATGAGTATGCTTGGGCAAAGAATAGAAGGGACCATTTTGTTATTATAAGCAAGTAA
- a CDS encoding ExbD/TolR family protein has protein sequence MRRKRKTFSDINITPLVDVMLVLLVIFMVTTPMLVKGIKVNLPKTHSGTTKISKKDLIISIDKNGNYFIDKAPTTLEALKDYLKAHKQEFKSVIIKSDKTVEYGTVVHLIDIIKSEGIGRVGLATQPGK, from the coding sequence ATGAGAAGAAAGAGAAAGACATTCTCAGATATAAACATAACGCCACTTGTTGATGTTATGTTGGTTTTACTTGTTATATTTATGGTTACAACACCTATGCTTGTAAAAGGCATAAAGGTAAACCTACCAAAGACACACTCAGGCACAACAAAGATTAGCAAGAAAGATTTAATTATCTCCATAGATAAAAACGGCAACTATTTTATAGACAAAGCACCAACAACACTTGAAGCTTTAAAGGATTATCTAAAGGCACATAAGCAAGAGTTTAAAAGCGTAATAATAAAATCAGACAAAACAGTTGAATACGGTACAGTTGTCCATCTTATAGACATAATAAAATCCGAAGGTATTGGCAGGGTAGGGCTTGCAACTCAACCTGGCAAATGA
- the ybgF gene encoding tol-pal system protein YbgF, translating to MKRAYIFVSVLIGLVWIMIGFLPAKAQENPYALQTQVIQNQQQLKLLQQQQAQLFLKIDNLLVKYGEIKGELDSLNHRLDILQQQINQLLQQQKLRPIAKPTSSIPQAESSPVVPKIEKPAPSQKPTNNVAPQQPKVQPVPADKKAFDIALNLYKQKKYTQAIEAFKNFMNKYKDSPLKADAIFYTAECYYNKGEYDKAIINYDYFSNTYPNNPKVAEAILKEGISFIKMGDKVDGNYLLQKVIKKYPNTKEAARAKKILKGKG from the coding sequence ATGAAAAGAGCATATATATTTGTATCTGTATTAATAGGTTTGGTGTGGATTATGATAGGGTTTCTGCCTGCCAAAGCGCAGGAGAACCCTTATGCTTTGCAGACTCAGGTCATTCAAAACCAACAGCAGTTAAAACTGCTTCAGCAACAACAGGCTCAGTTATTCTTAAAGATAGACAATCTGCTTGTAAAGTATGGTGAGATTAAAGGTGAACTTGACTCTTTAAACCATAGGCTTGATATACTCCAGCAACAGATAAATCAACTATTGCAGCAGCAGAAACTCCGACCAATAGCTAAACCAACTTCATCAATACCACAAGCAGAGAGCAGTCCTGTTGTCCCAAAAATAGAAAAGCCAGCTCCAAGCCAAAAACCAACAAACAACGTAGCCCCGCAACAACCAAAGGTTCAGCCAGTTCCTGCAGACAAAAAGGCATTTGATATCGCATTAAATCTTTATAAACAGAAAAAATACACACAAGCTATAGAAGCATTCAAAAACTTTATGAATAAATACAAAGACTCTCCATTAAAAGCAGATGCCATATTTTACACGGCAGAGTGCTATTACAATAAAGGCGAATATGACAAAGCCATTATAAACTACGACTACTTCTCAAACACTTATCCAAACAACCCAAAAGTTGCAGAAGCCATATTAAAAGAAGGTATCTCGTTTATTAAGATGGGCGATAAGGTTGACGGGAACTATCTGCTCCAGAAAGTTATAAAGAAATACCCAAACACAAAAGAAGCTGCAAGAGCAAAGAAAATTCTAAAAGGGAAGGGCTAA